One segment of Arvicanthis niloticus isolate mArvNil1 chromosome 5, mArvNil1.pat.X, whole genome shotgun sequence DNA contains the following:
- the LOC117709169 gene encoding oogenesin-3-like, with the protein MVICFQCPDGDDSSEEDTKEVYSPLTLEKLARQRLLREEALAISALKDLPNILFPVMFEEAFINGHTKVLTAMIPVWPYPYLSVGMMIKNLNLETLKAMLEGLDILIAQKVRSSRCKLREINWRNEYHDVYGIWDGSHELLPGFMTQKQPVQNSPDCVVKKELKVTTQLEVMEGRLDESDTYLFQWAQQRKDSIHVCYRKLEIQGLTKATVIEIFKFLHADCVQDLLLCRLCLEDLDFLNPYLRQMNNVLNLKLSHITDTLSMGDSEISLLPTFHYLQKLYVNDVSFIYGNLKGFLRCLKKPLESLIITDCNLSQSDLDCLPDCLNIFELKSLNLANINLCDLLLEPLGFFLERVRHTLEYLELHSCGIQDSQLNTLLPALSQCSQLRVVTFNDNDFSLLFLKKLLHHTAQLNQLESEAYPAPLECYDRDVILSHRLENLCPGLLDILRAKRKPKEVTFETTQCSKCGGFYLYDLETQSCHYEI; encoded by the exons ATGGTGATCTGTTTCCAGTGTCCAGATGGA GATGACTCTTCAGAAGAAGACACAAAGGAAGTCTACTCTCCACTCACCCTTGAGAAGCTGGCAAGACAGAGGCTACTGAGGGAGGAGGCCTTGGCCATTTCTGCCCTCAAGGACCTGCCCAATATTCTGTTCCCAGTGATGTTTGAGGAGGCCTTCATTAATGGACATACAAAGGTCTTGACTGCCATGATACCTGTGTGGCCTTACCCATACCTTTCTGTAGGAATGATGATAAAAAACCTCAACTTGGAGACTTTGAAGGCTATGCTTGAGGGACTAGATATACTGATTGCACAAAAGGTTCGCTCCAG TAGGtgcaaactcagagagatcaatTGGAGGAATGAATACCATGACGTTTAtggcatatgggatggatcccatgAACTCTTACCAGGATTCAtgacacaaaagcagccagtgcagaATAGTCCTGACTGTGTGGTGAAGAAAGAATTGAAAGTGACAACACAACTTGAAGTCATGGAGGGCAGACTTGATGAATCTGACACATACTTGTTTCAGTGGGCCCAGCAGAGAAAAGATTCCATTCATGTGTGTTATAGAAAGCTAGAGATTCAGGGTTTAACCAAAGCCACAGTCATAGAAATCTTCAAGTTTTTACATGCAGACTGTGTACAAGATCTGCTGCTATGTCGTCTTTGTCTAGAAGATTTGGACTTTCTTAATCCCTACCTGAGACAGATGAACAATGTTCTCAATCTCAAACTAAGTCATATCACAGATACCCTAAGTATGGGTGATTCTGAAATTTCTCTACTTCCCACATTCCACTATCTCCAGAAACTCTATGTAAATGATGTCTCCTTTATATATGGCAACCTAAAAGGATTCCTCAG GTGCCTGAAAAAACCCTTGGAGTCACTTATCATCACTGACTGTAACCTCTCACAGTCAGACTTGGATTGCCTGCCCGATTGCCTAAATATTTTTGAGCTCAAATCTCTAAACCTTGCTAATATTAATTTATGTGATTTACTCCTTGAGCCTCTTGGGTTTTTCCTTGAGAGAGTTCGACATACCCTGGAATACCTAGAATTACACTCATGTGGTATACAGGACTCTCAGTTGAATACCCTGCTGCCTGCCCTAAGCCAATGTTCCCAGCTCAGAGTTGTCACTTTCAATGATAATgacttttctctgcttttcctgaAAAAACTTTTACACCACACAGCCCAGCTGAACCAGCTGGAAAGCGAGGCATACCCTGCCCCTCTGGAGTGCTATGACAGGGATGTAATACTTTCACACAGATTAGAAAACTTGTGTCCTGGGCTCCTGGATATACTCAGGGCCAAAAGAAAGCCCAAGGAGGTCACCTTTGAAACAACCCAATGCTCTAAGTGTGGTGGGTTCTACCTTTATGATCTGGAGACCCAAAGTTGCCATTATGAAATATAA